The Novosphingobium sp. Gsoil 351 genome contains the following window.
CGACGAGGAATCCGATGGCGGTTGATTTGTCGCGCCGTCCCTCCGACACTCCCGTGATGCGCAACCTCCTGATCCCGCTCGCCCTTATCGCCAGCCCGGCGTTCGCTCAGACCGCCCCGGAAGTCTCCGAGGCCCGCCTGCGCGAGGACGTCGATAAACTGGTCTCGTTCGGCACACGCCACACGCTGTCGTCGCAAACCGACAAGAAGCGCGGGATCGGCGCCGCGCGGCGGTGGGCCGAGGCGGAGATGCGCAAAACCTCGAAGGCATGCGGCAACTGCCTGACGATCGCGCTGCCAGAATATATGGCCACCGGGGATCGTATCCCCCAACCGGTGCGGATCGTGAACGTCGTCGCGATCCAACGCGGGAGCGAACGGCCGGACGAGGTGGTGATCGTCCAGGGCCATATCGACAGCCGGGTGTCCGACGTGATGGATGCCGTGAAGGACGCTCCCGGCGCCAACGACGACGGCAGCGGGGTCGCGCTGGTGCTCGAAGCGGCGCGCGTCCTCTCGCACCGCAAGTTCCCCGCCACGATCGTCTTTGCCGTCCTTTCGGGGGAGGAGCAGGGCCTGTTCGGCGGCAAGCTGCTCGCCGACTATGCCAAGAAGCAGGGCTGGACTGTGAAGGCGGTGCTGAACAACGACATCGTCGGCAATTCGCGCGGTTCGGACGGGCTGGTCGACGACACTCACGTCCGGGTGTTCTCCGAAGGCCCGCGCGCCGATGCCGACGACAAGCTGCGCGCTGCCGCGCGGAGGTTTGGCGGCGAGAACGACAGCCCCAGCCGCAACCTGTCGCGCTACATCGCCGCGCTCGAGAGCCCCGCTCTCGAGGTCCGCCAGGTGTGGCGCGCCGACCGCATGGGCCGCGGCGGGGATCACCTTCCGTTTCAGGAACTCGGCTATCCCGCGATCCGCTTTTCGGTGGGGGTCGAGAACTACGATCACCAGCACCAGGATCTGCGCACCGAAAACGGCACCGTCTATGGCGACACGATCGCGTTCATGGACTTTCCCTATCTCGCCAAGGTCACCCGGCTGAACATCGCCGGGCTGGCGGCGCTGGCCGCCGCGCCGATGCCCCCGGTCGCCACCGCCGAGGCCGCGGTCCAGACGTTCACCGACGTCAAGTGGAGCGCGGTGCCTGGGGCGGCGACGTACTCGGTGTGGCGCCGCCGAACCGACGCGCCCGCGTGGGAAGACAAGCCGGTAATCGCAGATGTTGCTGCCACAAGTGCGCGACTGGGAGGCGTGCGCGGCGACGACTGGATCTTCGGCGTCAGCGCCCGCGCGGCGGGCGGAGCGGAAAGTCCGATCTCGGCGGCGCTGCCGGGCGGCGGGTTTGGGCCTTTGAATTGATTTGCCCTCTCCCCTGAAGGGGCGGGGTGAATCCGCCTACTTATCCTTCGCCATCTCCGCCTTGTAGGCATCCAGGCTGATTGGCCGCCCGAGGAACGCCTGGACCAATTCCGCCGCCGGTTTGCTGCCGCCCGGTGTGAGCACCAGCTTGCGATAGGCGGCCGCGGTCGTCTTGTTGCGCAGGCCTTCGCGCGCGAAGCGGGTGAACATGTCGTCGGCGATCACCTTGGACCAGCGATAGGTGTAGTAGATCGCCGAATAGCCGTTCAGGTGGCCGAAACTGTCCTGCATCTGGACGAAATCGGGATATCCGATCGGGTCGTAGACGTTGAACAGCTCGCGGGTTCGCGCGCCAATCTGCGCGGGCGCGCCCGAGCGATGCAGGCCCAGCGAGATATTCGACAGCCCGATCTGGCGCATGTCCTGGATGCCGATGTCGAAGTAGCGCGCCTTGTTGAGCGTCGCGACGAGATCCTTCGCGATCGGGGTGCCCGCCGCGTCACGTCCGAAGGTCCGCAGCGTATCGTAATCGTAGACCCATTCTTCGAGCATCTGCGACGGCGCCTCGACGAAGTCCCATTCGGTCGTGACCCCGCTCTGTGCGGCCCAGACCGCCGACTGGCCGCCGAAGATGCCGTGGAGCATATGGCCGTATTCGTGGAGGAACGTGACCACGTCGCCGTGCTCCATCAGCCCGGTGGCATGATCGCCCGCGGGCAGGTTCATCACCAGCGCCGCGACCGGAATGGTTCGCCCTTTCACCCCGCTGCGCAGCGGAACCATGTTGGCGTGCTGGTACTTGCCTGGTCGCGGGTGCGAATCGAGGTACATCCGGCCGATGACCCTGCCCTTCTCGAGAACCTCGTAGGTCTCGACCGAGGGATCCCACTTGGTCGTGTTCCACGGCCGGATCTTCACGCCGAAAAGATCCTGGGTAAGCTTGAGGATGCCGTCGCGAACGTCGTCATAGGCGAAGTACTTGCGCAGTTCCTGACGATCGAGCGCGTAGTCCTGCTTCTGGATCAGGTTGCCCAGGAAACCGTTGTTCCAGGGGTCGATCCTCGTCGCGCCAGGCTTCATTTTTTTCCAGAGCGCCAGTTTCTTGGCGTAGTCGCGCTCCGCCGCGGGTTTGGCGGCCGCGCTCATCTCGGCGAGCAGGTCCTCGACCTTGGCGGGACGGTCGAGCATCTTGTCTTCGAGCACCAGCGTGGCGAAGTCGGGGCGCCCGAGCATCGTCGCCAGCTCCTGGCGCTTGTCCAGCATCTCGCGCAGGACCTGGTCGTTCGCCGGGTAGGCGCGCGTCTGATAGGCTTCGAACAGCCGCCGCCGCAGCGGCTCGCTCTGTGCGTAGGTCATCACCGGCACGTAATCGGGGGTGTCGGTTGCTATCGTCACCCTGCCGTCGGCGCCGGGCCTGTGGGCGGCGATGAAATCAGCGGGCAGCCCGGCGAGCTCGGCGGGATCGGCCTTTATCGTCTTGCGCCCATCGGCAATGTTTTTCTCGAACTGGGTGCCGAGCTCCGAAATCCGGTCCTGCAGCGCCTGCACGCGCTTGCGCTCGGCTTCGGGCTTGGCGATCCCGGCGCGCTCGTAGGCGGCGAGGGTGCGAGCCAGGTAGAGCCTGGTGCCAGCATCGGCCTTGGTGGGGTCAATCGCCTTGAGCCGGTCGTAGATCGGGCGCGAAAGGCCCAGCTTCGATGCAGCCGCAGCGGCACGAACCTCGCAATCGGCCCCTGCCGAACGCCGTGCGTCATCGCCCATCGCCTCGCGATAGAGCGTCGCCTCGCCGGCGAATGCGCCGATCATGTTGGACAGGTCGTCGAAGCCCTGCAGCGTGGTCTTGAGGCTTGCCTTGCCGCCTTCGCGCTCGAGCGCAGCCTGGCGGCGATCGATCTCGCCGACGAACTGGTCGCAGCGCGCCTTGATCGTGCCGGCGTCCTGGACGTCGGTCAGGATGTTGCCGATGAAGGTGTCGGCGGCGTTCGGCTTGGCCGCGGCCGGGCTGGCGAGAAGGGTGGTCGCGAGCAGCGCGCCGGTGAGGATGTTTCGCATGGAAGCGTGAACTTTCGTTGCAGGATTGCGCAAGGAACGATGGCTAGCGCCTGTCTTTCGCTCGTGCAATCGCCGCGGTTGCCTTCGCTTCGCCGCTGGCCCAAGGCCGCGCCATGCCCAAAACC
Protein-coding sequences here:
- a CDS encoding M20/M25/M40 family metallo-hydrolase, whose translation is MRNLLIPLALIASPAFAQTAPEVSEARLREDVDKLVSFGTRHTLSSQTDKKRGIGAARRWAEAEMRKTSKACGNCLTIALPEYMATGDRIPQPVRIVNVVAIQRGSERPDEVVIVQGHIDSRVSDVMDAVKDAPGANDDGSGVALVLEAARVLSHRKFPATIVFAVLSGEEQGLFGGKLLADYAKKQGWTVKAVLNNDIVGNSRGSDGLVDDTHVRVFSEGPRADADDKLRAAARRFGGENDSPSRNLSRYIAALESPALEVRQVWRADRMGRGGDHLPFQELGYPAIRFSVGVENYDHQHQDLRTENGTVYGDTIAFMDFPYLAKVTRLNIAGLAALAAAPMPPVATAEAAVQTFTDVKWSAVPGAATYSVWRRRTDAPAWEDKPVIADVAATSARLGGVRGDDWIFGVSARAAGGAESPISAALPGGGFGPLN
- a CDS encoding M3 family metallopeptidase, yielding MRNILTGALLATTLLASPAAAKPNAADTFIGNILTDVQDAGTIKARCDQFVGEIDRRQAALEREGGKASLKTTLQGFDDLSNMIGAFAGEATLYREAMGDDARRSAGADCEVRAAAAASKLGLSRPIYDRLKAIDPTKADAGTRLYLARTLAAYERAGIAKPEAERKRVQALQDRISELGTQFEKNIADGRKTIKADPAELAGLPADFIAAHRPGADGRVTIATDTPDYVPVMTYAQSEPLRRRLFEAYQTRAYPANDQVLREMLDKRQELATMLGRPDFATLVLEDKMLDRPAKVEDLLAEMSAAAKPAAERDYAKKLALWKKMKPGATRIDPWNNGFLGNLIQKQDYALDRQELRKYFAYDDVRDGILKLTQDLFGVKIRPWNTTKWDPSVETYEVLEKGRVIGRMYLDSHPRPGKYQHANMVPLRSGVKGRTIPVAALVMNLPAGDHATGLMEHGDVVTFLHEYGHMLHGIFGGQSAVWAAQSGVTTEWDFVEAPSQMLEEWVYDYDTLRTFGRDAAGTPIAKDLVATLNKARYFDIGIQDMRQIGLSNISLGLHRSGAPAQIGARTRELFNVYDPIGYPDFVQMQDSFGHLNGYSAIYYTYRWSKVIADDMFTRFAREGLRNKTTAAAYRKLVLTPGGSKPAAELVQAFLGRPISLDAYKAEMAKDK